A genomic stretch from Hemibagrus wyckioides isolate EC202008001 linkage group LG18, SWU_Hwy_1.0, whole genome shotgun sequence includes:
- the rpl35 gene encoding large ribosomal subunit protein uL29, with amino-acid sequence MAKIKARDLRGKKKEELLKQLDDLKVELSQLRVAKVTGGAASKLSKIRVVRKSIARVLTVINQTQKENLRKFYKGKKYKPLDLRPKKTRAIRRQLTKHEQGLMTKKMQRKSRLYSMRKFAVKA; translated from the exons ATG gcAAAGATCAAGGCCAGAGATCTGCGCGGTAAGAAGAAGGAGGAGCTGCTCAAGCAGCTGGATGACCTGAAAGTGGAACTTTCCCAGCTTAGAGTGGCCAAGGTCACTGGTGGTGCTGCCTCCAAGCTTTCAAAGAT TCGTGTTGTGCGCAAGTCCATTGCCAGAGTTCTTACTGTCATCAaccagacacagaaagagaatcTGAGGAAGTTTTACAAG GGGAAGAAGTACAAGCCTCTGGACCTGAGGCCCAAGAAGACTCGCGCTATCCGCCGGCAGCTCACCAAGCACGAGCAGGGCCTCATGACCAAGAAGATGCAGAGGAAGTCACGACTCTACTCCATGCGCAAATTCGCTGTCAAGGCTTAA
- the wdr38 gene encoding WD repeat-containing protein 38 isoform X1 — MWQDLSKDVIAAQVTYFSGHKGEVNCCAFSPDCQLVLTCSDDGRLYLWRASNGKLVAKIRAHTGPVKWCTFSKDGCLVASASYDCTARVWSTSPIKCVHILRGHLRSVETVSFSPDSRSLVSGGWDNTVLLWDIQTGLKLGQFCGHSAAVQSSAFSTDSQWLATGSWDHTVKLWHLSGDEEVVTLTGHQGNVACLCFSTTGLLASGSWDGKVRVWSLQRRECVFVLGGDERMWVRCVAFCRNGSVLASTAEGDRVKVWDMADGRCVNCLQGHKDSAYGCVFSPSGALLTSGSDQLDLDEEEDSDDDGKENNKRKEGKDKLKIAHCKYFWKIGS; from the exons ATGTGGCAGGATCTGTCCAAGGATGTCATCGCTGCACAAGTCACATACTTTTCAGGCCACAAAGGTGAG gTGAATTGCTGCGCATTCTCACCCGACTGTCAGTTAGTGCTCACATGCTCAGATGACGGTCGCCTTTACCTGTGGAGAGCATCTAATGGGAAACTCGTGGCCAAAATTCGTGCTCACACAG GCCCGGTGAAATGGTGCACTTTTTCCAAGGACGGCTGTTTGGTCGCGAGTGCGTCATATGACTGTACCGCACGTGTCTGGAGCACATCACCAATCAAGTGCGTTCACATATTAAGAG GTCACTTGCGAAGTGTTGAGACAGTGTCCTTCAGTCCCGACAGCCGAAGCCTTGTATCAGGGGGGTGGGACAACACAGTACTGCTCTGGGACATTCAG ACTGGACTTAAACTGGGGCAGTTCTGTGGTCACAGTGCCGCTGTTCAGAGTAGTGCATTCTCCACAGATTCCCAGTGgctg GCCACAGGCTCATGGGATCACACTGTGAAATTGTGGCACCTCAGTGGTGATGAGGAGGTTGTGACCTTAACAGGGCATCAGGGGAATGTGGCCTGCCTCTGCTTCTCCACCACTGGATTGTTG GCGTCTGGTTCGTGGGACGGAAAAGTGCGCGTGTGGTCACTGCAGaggcgtgagtgtgtgttcgtgcTAGGTGGGGATGAGCGTATGTGGGTGAGGTGTGTGGCTTTCTGTAGAAATGGGTCAGTACTGGCTTCCACTGCTGAAGGTGACAGG GTTAAAGTCTGGGACATGGCAGACGGCAGGTGTGTAAACTGTTTACAG GGGCACAAGGACTCCGCGTACGGGTGTGTGTTCAGCCCTAGTGGTGCCCTGCTCACCAGTGGCTCAGACCAGCTGGACCTGGATGAGGAGgaagacagtgatgatgatggaaaagaaaacaataagcgGAAGGAAGGGAAAGACAAATTAAAGATTGCtcactgtaaatatttttggaAAATTGGTAGCTGA
- the wdr38 gene encoding WD repeat-containing protein 38 isoform X2: MSSLHKSHTFQATKVNCCAFSPDCQLVLTCSDDGRLYLWRASNGKLVAKIRAHTGPVKWCTFSKDGCLVASASYDCTARVWSTSPIKCVHILRGHLRSVETVSFSPDSRSLVSGGWDNTVLLWDIQTGLKLGQFCGHSAAVQSSAFSTDSQWLATGSWDHTVKLWHLSGDEEVVTLTGHQGNVACLCFSTTGLLASGSWDGKVRVWSLQRRECVFVLGGDERMWVRCVAFCRNGSVLASTAEGDRVKVWDMADGRCVNCLQGHKDSAYGCVFSPSGALLTSGSDQLDLDEEEDSDDDGKENNKRKEGKDKLKIAHCKYFWKIGS, from the exons ATGTCATCGCTGCACAAGTCACATACTTTTCAGGCCACAAAG gTGAATTGCTGCGCATTCTCACCCGACTGTCAGTTAGTGCTCACATGCTCAGATGACGGTCGCCTTTACCTGTGGAGAGCATCTAATGGGAAACTCGTGGCCAAAATTCGTGCTCACACAG GCCCGGTGAAATGGTGCACTTTTTCCAAGGACGGCTGTTTGGTCGCGAGTGCGTCATATGACTGTACCGCACGTGTCTGGAGCACATCACCAATCAAGTGCGTTCACATATTAAGAG GTCACTTGCGAAGTGTTGAGACAGTGTCCTTCAGTCCCGACAGCCGAAGCCTTGTATCAGGGGGGTGGGACAACACAGTACTGCTCTGGGACATTCAG ACTGGACTTAAACTGGGGCAGTTCTGTGGTCACAGTGCCGCTGTTCAGAGTAGTGCATTCTCCACAGATTCCCAGTGgctg GCCACAGGCTCATGGGATCACACTGTGAAATTGTGGCACCTCAGTGGTGATGAGGAGGTTGTGACCTTAACAGGGCATCAGGGGAATGTGGCCTGCCTCTGCTTCTCCACCACTGGATTGTTG GCGTCTGGTTCGTGGGACGGAAAAGTGCGCGTGTGGTCACTGCAGaggcgtgagtgtgtgttcgtgcTAGGTGGGGATGAGCGTATGTGGGTGAGGTGTGTGGCTTTCTGTAGAAATGGGTCAGTACTGGCTTCCACTGCTGAAGGTGACAGG GTTAAAGTCTGGGACATGGCAGACGGCAGGTGTGTAAACTGTTTACAG GGGCACAAGGACTCCGCGTACGGGTGTGTGTTCAGCCCTAGTGGTGCCCTGCTCACCAGTGGCTCAGACCAGCTGGACCTGGATGAGGAGgaagacagtgatgatgatggaaaagaaaacaataagcgGAAGGAAGGGAAAGACAAATTAAAGATTGCtcactgtaaatatttttggaAAATTGGTAGCTGA
- the LOC131368719 gene encoding cytochrome b-c1 complex subunit 9 translates to MALVRNVYNLLFRRTSTFAITIMVGAVFFERVFDQGGDALFDNLNRGKLWKHIKHNYEKEE, encoded by the exons ATGGCGCTGGTGAGGAACGTCTACAACTTGCTGTTTAGAAGAACATCGACTTTCGCCATCACCATCATGGTGGGAGCCGTTTTCTTCGAGCGAGTTTTCGACCAGGGCGGAGATGCGTTATTTGACAATTTAAATCGGGGG aaactGTGGAAACATATTAAACACAACTATGAGAAGGAGGAGTGA